Proteins from a single region of Apium graveolens cultivar Ventura chromosome 7, ASM990537v1, whole genome shotgun sequence:
- the LOC141672726 gene encoding B3 domain-containing transcription factor VRN1-like produces MKLEMASPPCFDSSAKINHFFKFILSDTDSQTKLMIPRKFVRKYGKDLHSRIFLKAPNGSVWHVSLARQKDEVWLQDGWPEFARFYTIQFGYLLVFKYRGQCDFKVRIFDPSCTEIDYPLSRSAKLNIGESRLVRKRAIEIDHSTNCSDLIGTRKKRVKELAPKDDRHVNGLCLMPILQQEKAKLRALALAKSFQSENPFFSQAMRISNVDGKCRGLIVKKAFEESYRSWKHNDKVHLKVAGKSWLVNCNMKWNRCRLGFGWDRFAQDNLLTVGDVCVFELVDACTKLLEIVIFRATKETNGSDDSTNCGVVKKRTSTSLCLKSCCEKTILQREKANVDRNLATEVEKDKALSYAKAFKSENQFFILTMKPYYIYGGGGRPYVPKTFREAHEKWKHNDQIILQVAGRTSPFYCTLKWVDLRGFRISPGWGVFARDNTLNVGDVCVFELIGPSTKLFQVSIFRASDEAEKTQILTT; encoded by the exons ATGAAGCTTGAAATGGCATCTCCTCCTTGTTTTGATTCTTCAGCCAAGATAAACCACTTCTTTAAGTTCATTCTCTCTGATACGGACTCTCAAACTAAACTT ATGATTCCAAGAAAATTTGTTAGGAAATACGGGAAGGACCTACATTCTCGAATTTTCTTGAAAGCTCCAAATGGTTCAGTTTGGCATGTGAGTTTAGCGAGACAGAAGGATGAGGTTTGGTTACAAGATGGTTGGCCGGAATTTGCAAGATTCTACACTATACAGTTCGGGTATCTGTTGGTTTTTAAATATCGAGGACAGTGTGATTTTAAAGTTCGTATATTTGATCCAAGTTGCACCGAGATAGACTATCCATTATCTAGAAGTGCAAAGCTTAACATAGGGGAATCAAGGCTAGTGAGAAAAAGAGCGATTGAAATCGACCATTCAACTAATTGTTCTGATCTAATTGGGACTCGTAAGAAGAGAGTGAAAGAGCTTGCTCCGAAAGATGATAGACATGTTAATGGTTTGTGTTTGATGCCAATATTGCAGCAAGAAAAAG CAAAATTACGAGCACTTGCCCTGGCGAAATCTTTCCAGTCTGAAAACCCATTTTTCTCCCAGGCTATGAGAATATCAAATGTAGATGGGAAATGTCGTGGCTTG ATTGTAAAGAAGGCCTTTGAAGAGAGCTATAGAAGTTGGAAACACAATGATAAGGTTCATCTTAAAGTTGCAGGAAAAAGTTGGCTGGTTAACTGCAATATGAAGTGGAACAGGTGTAGGCTAGGTTTCGGGTGGGACAGATTTGCACAAGACAATTTGTTGACTGTTGGTGATGTTTGTGTCTTTGAATTGGTTGATGCCTGTACAAAATTACTAGAGATCGTCATATTTCGCGCAACAAAAGAAACAAACGGTTCTGATGATTCAACTAATTGTGGTGTCGTTAAGAAGAGAACATCGACCTCTCTATGTTTAAAATCCTGCTGTGAAAAAACAATTTTACAGAGAGAAAAAG CAAATGTAGATCGCAATTTGGCAACTGAAGTGGAGAAAGATAAAGCACTCTCCTATGCTAAAGCTTTTAAATCTGAAAATCAATTTTTCATCTTAACTATGAAACCATATTATATATATGGAGGGGGAGGGCGGCCTTATGTG CCCAAGACATTCAGAGAGGCTCACGAAAAGTGGAAGCACAATGACCAAATCATTCTTCAAGTTGCAGGAAGAACTTCACCATTTTATTGTACTCTTAAATGGGTTGATCTCCGTGGATTTAGAATTAGTCCAGGATGGGGTGTATTTGCACGAGACAACACACTCAATGTTGGAGATGTTTGTGTTTTTGAGCTGATCGGCCCCTCTACAAAATTGTTTCAGGTCTCCATCTTTCGAGCCTCAGATGAAGCTGAGAAAACTCAAATTCTTACAACATAA
- the LOC141673811 gene encoding putative B3 domain-containing protein Os03g0621600, giving the protein MIPRKFVKKYETNLDYRVSLNSPNGLAWPVKLERHEADAWPESARFYSIQFGYLLVSRYRGHCNFKVRVFDPSSMEIESPSSRGEKLNSGESSQVRKRPIETDDSTCSDLTRPRKKRVGKLPSKDASHDGVSKLGDREIKEAEARALASAEAFTSDNPFFFHVMRKTYVDGKGRVLLVSCTYLDEPEQNNVLLGMSYQH; this is encoded by the exons ATGATTCCAAGAAAATTTGTCAAGAAATACGAAACTAATCTAGATTACCGTGTTTCCTTGAATTCTCCAAATGGCTTAGCTTGGCCTGTAAAATTAGAAAGACACGAGGCCGATGCTTGGCCAGAATCTGCAAGATTTTACTCTATACAGTTTGGGTATCTGTTGGTCTCTAGATATCGGGGACATTGTAATTTTAAAGTCCGTGTATTTGATCCGAGTTCCATGGAGATAGAGTCCCCATCCTCGAGAGGGGAAAAGCTTAATAGTGGAGAATCAAGCCAAGTGAGGAAGAGACCAATTGAAACAGATGATTCTACTTGTTCTGATCTAACTAGGCCTCGTAAAAAGAGAGTGGGAAAGCTTCCTTCTAAAGATGCTAGCCATGATGGAGTAT CAAAATTAGGAGATCGTGAAATTAAAGAAGCTGAAGCCAGAGCACTTGCCTCAGCTGAAGCCTTCACATCTGATAACCCCTTTTTCTTCCATGTTATGAGAAAAACATATGTTGATGGCAAAGGGCGTGTCCTG TTAGTTAGCTGTACCTACTTGGATGAACCAGAACAAAATAATGTGTTACTGGGGATGAGCTATCAGCATTGA